The following proteins come from a genomic window of Thermogemmatispora onikobensis:
- the ligA gene encoding NAD-dependent DNA ligase LigA: MADQIEQQNGPTGVEPSQEASSRAHESEKLAARVAELRRRIEEANYQYYVLDNPTLTDAEYDQLMQELRRIEEEHPELQTPDSPTQRVGAAPLPEVRQHRHPVPMLSLANARSEEELLAWHRRAQNILPHATFEYVCELKIDGLAMALTYEQGRLTVGATRGDGLVGEDWTPNVRTIRSIPQRLRDTNPPPRVEVRGEIYMTIESFEKLNASLTREKLFANPRNAAAGSLRQKDPRITAERNLDFFGYQIGYIEGRNLSTHWEALQLITEWGFPVNPHNRRARDLDEVLQYCREWEQKRFELPYEIDGVVIKINDLAQQQELGYVGREPRWAIAFKYPPIQVATRLLDIRINIGRTGSVNPWAVLEPINIRGVTVSRATLHNEQDILRKDLRIGDWVIVQRAGEVIPQVVKPIVERRTGEERPYTPIERCPVCETPIMRLPDEAIAYCPNTDCPARLLESVIHFASKGAMDLETIGEKQCEQLVKAGYIQTVADFYDLTREQLLKLEGVKEKSADNMLKAIEASKKRPFWRLLFGLNIRYIGEKTAQLIAEHFGSMDRLLTASEEEIMAIPGVGPKSAHSLYTWLQQEKNRQLIERLRQAGVNMASEERPGGPLAGQSFLFTGKLSHLTRPQAEEAVRQLGGTVASGVTRSLTHLVVGEDPGSKLEKAQRAGAQIHDEQWFLDLLRQHGLQV, translated from the coding sequence ATGGCCGATCAGATTGAGCAGCAGAATGGGCCGACCGGCGTCGAGCCGAGCCAGGAGGCAAGTAGCAGAGCACACGAGAGTGAGAAACTAGCCGCGCGCGTGGCAGAGTTGCGCCGTCGCATAGAAGAGGCTAACTATCAGTATTACGTTCTCGACAACCCCACACTGACCGACGCAGAATACGATCAATTAATGCAGGAGCTGCGACGCATCGAGGAGGAGCATCCCGAGCTGCAGACGCCCGACTCGCCGACTCAGCGTGTTGGAGCGGCGCCGCTCCCTGAAGTGCGGCAGCACCGTCATCCCGTTCCTATGCTGAGTCTGGCCAACGCCCGCAGCGAAGAAGAGCTACTGGCCTGGCACCGGCGTGCGCAGAACATCTTGCCTCATGCCACCTTTGAGTATGTTTGCGAGCTGAAAATCGACGGGCTGGCTATGGCACTGACCTACGAACAAGGACGACTGACCGTGGGAGCCACGCGGGGTGACGGCCTCGTCGGCGAGGACTGGACCCCCAACGTGCGCACCATTCGCAGCATTCCTCAGCGTTTGCGTGACACCAACCCACCGCCGCGGGTCGAGGTACGTGGCGAGATCTACATGACTATTGAAAGCTTTGAAAAGCTCAACGCCTCACTTACCCGCGAGAAACTCTTTGCCAACCCGCGCAACGCTGCCGCTGGTTCGCTCCGTCAGAAAGATCCGCGCATCACCGCCGAGCGCAACCTCGACTTCTTCGGCTACCAGATTGGCTATATCGAGGGTCGTAACCTGAGCACGCACTGGGAGGCCCTGCAGCTGATCACCGAATGGGGCTTCCCGGTTAACCCCCACAATCGGCGGGCGCGGGACCTCGACGAGGTGCTGCAGTATTGCCGTGAATGGGAGCAGAAGCGTTTTGAGCTGCCCTACGAAATTGATGGAGTTGTCATTAAGATCAATGATCTCGCCCAACAGCAGGAGCTGGGTTATGTTGGACGAGAGCCGCGCTGGGCCATCGCCTTCAAATATCCTCCCATCCAGGTCGCCACACGCCTGCTAGATATCCGTATCAACATCGGGCGCACCGGCTCGGTCAATCCCTGGGCCGTGCTGGAGCCGATCAACATCCGTGGTGTGACGGTCTCGCGAGCCACACTGCACAACGAACAAGACATTCTGCGCAAAGACCTGCGCATCGGCGACTGGGTTATTGTGCAGCGCGCTGGCGAGGTCATCCCCCAGGTAGTCAAGCCCATCGTCGAGCGGCGCACCGGCGAAGAACGCCCCTACACCCCGATCGAACGCTGCCCTGTCTGTGAGACGCCCATCATGCGTCTGCCGGACGAGGCCATTGCCTATTGCCCGAACACGGACTGTCCGGCACGCCTACTGGAGAGCGTCATCCATTTCGCCTCGAAGGGGGCAATGGACCTGGAGACAATCGGCGAGAAGCAGTGTGAGCAATTGGTCAAAGCAGGCTATATTCAAACGGTCGCAGACTTCTACGACCTGACGCGCGAGCAGCTGCTCAAGCTGGAAGGCGTCAAGGAGAAGAGCGCCGACAACATGCTTAAGGCCATCGAGGCCAGTAAGAAGCGTCCTTTCTGGCGCTTGCTCTTTGGTCTCAACATCCGCTATATCGGCGAAAAAACGGCCCAACTCATCGCCGAGCACTTCGGTTCTATGGACCGCCTGCTGACAGCCAGCGAAGAAGAGATTATGGCAATCCCCGGCGTAGGACCGAAGAGCGCTCACAGCCTCTATACCTGGCTCCAGCAGGAGAAGAATCGCCAGCTTATAGAACGCCTACGCCAGGCCGGCGTCAACATGGCCAGCGAAGAACGTCCTGGCGGACCGCTGGCTGGCCAGTCCTTCCTCTTCACTGGCAAACTAAGCCATTTGACCCGTCCACAGGCCGAGGAGGCTGTGCGCCAGCTCGGCGGGACCGTCGCCAGCGGCGTCACACGTTCGTTGACCCATCTGGTTGTGGGCGAAGATCCCGGTTCCAAGCTAGAGAAGGCCCAGCGCGCCGGCGCGCAGATTCACGACGAACAATGGTTCCTAGACCTGCTACGCCAGCATGGCCTTCAGGTCTAG
- the glyA gene encoding serine hydroxymethyltransferase, protein MTVDISDIEAILAKQEHWRQRECINLIASENTPSSAVRRVQNSDFMGRYAEGHPNEGERINRYYQGTRYIDEIERMARDEICDLFGAKQADVRPISGNAANTAIALGFLRGGDTIVVNSTDAGGHISHGAVGVFGRRIQARGQSLKVGGSQAINLHYLPLTEDRYHVDAQKTLELIDRVKPQIVVMGKSLFLFPEPVAEVAAFCKTRDIPVLYDGAHVLGLIAGGQFQSPLQEGATWMTGSTHKTFPGPQRGVILGNMDEETAKKYWPPADRGVFPGSSSNHHLFSLPALLVATREMKRYGREYAAQIVRNAQALGQALDELGTPVEAREFGYTRSHMIAVNVAAWGGGVEVARRLEANDLIVNYNMLPGDADPRNPSGLRIGVQEMTRFGMDERAMGELAQLIHDAIRGKQVREAVHQLRARYLEMHYV, encoded by the coding sequence ATGACGGTTGATATCAGTGACATTGAGGCTATTCTTGCCAAGCAAGAGCACTGGCGCCAGAGGGAGTGCATCAATCTGATCGCCAGTGAGAATACCCCCAGCTCTGCGGTGCGCCGTGTGCAGAATTCTGATTTCATGGGACGCTATGCCGAAGGCCATCCTAATGAGGGCGAGCGCATCAATCGCTACTATCAGGGAACGCGCTATATCGACGAGATAGAGCGCATGGCGCGGGATGAGATATGTGATCTTTTTGGGGCCAAGCAGGCGGATGTCCGTCCCATCAGTGGCAATGCGGCCAATACAGCAATCGCGCTCGGTTTCCTGCGCGGCGGCGATACGATTGTGGTGAATTCGACCGATGCCGGGGGCCATATCAGCCACGGTGCCGTGGGGGTCTTCGGGCGGCGTATTCAGGCGCGCGGGCAATCGCTGAAGGTGGGTGGGTCTCAAGCTATCAATCTCCACTATCTCCCCCTTACTGAGGATCGCTATCATGTCGATGCTCAGAAGACGCTCGAGTTGATTGACCGCGTGAAGCCACAGATCGTCGTCATGGGCAAGAGCCTCTTCCTCTTCCCCGAGCCGGTGGCGGAGGTAGCGGCCTTTTGCAAGACCAGGGATATTCCGGTTCTCTACGATGGCGCTCATGTCCTCGGCCTGATCGCTGGGGGCCAGTTCCAATCGCCGCTGCAGGAAGGGGCCACCTGGATGACCGGCAGCACGCACAAGACCTTTCCTGGACCGCAGCGCGGGGTGATTCTGGGAAACATGGACGAGGAGACGGCAAAGAAGTACTGGCCGCCTGCGGATCGCGGGGTCTTCCCTGGCTCTTCAAGCAACCATCATCTCTTCTCACTACCGGCCCTGCTCGTGGCGACCCGCGAGATGAAACGCTACGGGCGCGAATATGCGGCCCAGATTGTGCGCAACGCGCAGGCTCTGGGCCAGGCCCTTGATGAGCTGGGCACGCCGGTGGAGGCGCGCGAGTTTGGCTACACGCGCAGCCACATGATTGCGGTCAATGTTGCTGCCTGGGGGGGTGGTGTTGAGGTAGCCAGGCGTTTGGAGGCCAACGATCTCATCGTGAACTATAATATGCTGCCTGGTGATGCTGACCCACGCAATCCTTCGGGCCTGCGCATTGGCGTGCAGGAGATGACACGTTTTGGCATGGATGAGCGAGCGATGGGAGAGCTAGCCCAGCTGATTCACGATGCGATCCGCGGTAAGCAGGTGCGTGAGGCCGTGCATCAGCTGCGCGCTCGCTATCTGGAGATGCACTACGTCTAA
- a CDS encoding dienelactone hydrolase family protein, which yields MSVQDGSFGWLQSQVSELDRQQEYARARALIEEALPFFPEHWSTLVLWRAILTLRQGNPEEALAILEEAVGQGLWFGPAQLEDADLAPLHSLPAFAALQKICQERYADALARSHPGILVLEPDNLVRPPYPTLFVLHGNQSSPLAELEYWQPITAHRWQVALPYSSQLVGYGLASWDDEARAVEEVYTHWERQQHWKRIDLQHVVLAGFSRGARIALRLALEGRIPAIGFIAICPALDASQTLLPHDSCQVQLGFVLLGEHDQGAPTTLATVERLRAAGLTCEVKQYPGLGHAFPPSFAEELPTLLARYVPPVPR from the coding sequence ATGTCTGTGCAGGATGGGTCTTTCGGCTGGTTGCAGTCTCAGGTATCGGAACTGGATCGCCAGCAAGAGTATGCCCGCGCACGAGCGCTGATCGAGGAAGCACTCCCCTTTTTCCCCGAACATTGGTCTACCCTGGTATTATGGCGCGCTATCCTGACGTTGCGCCAGGGGAACCCCGAGGAGGCCCTGGCGATCCTGGAGGAGGCTGTTGGTCAGGGACTGTGGTTTGGACCAGCTCAGCTGGAGGATGCGGATCTGGCCCCTCTGCATTCGCTGCCGGCTTTCGCAGCCCTGCAAAAGATCTGTCAGGAACGCTATGCAGACGCTCTGGCCCGTTCGCATCCAGGGATTTTGGTACTGGAGCCTGACAATCTTGTTCGCCCCCCCTACCCGACACTGTTCGTGCTGCATGGCAACCAGAGCAGCCCACTGGCTGAGCTTGAGTACTGGCAGCCAATCACGGCCCATCGCTGGCAGGTGGCTCTGCCCTATTCGTCACAACTGGTCGGTTACGGCCTGGCCAGCTGGGACGACGAGGCCCGCGCCGTGGAAGAGGTCTACACTCACTGGGAGCGGCAGCAGCACTGGAAACGTATCGATCTTCAGCATGTGGTCCTGGCCGGCTTCTCGCGCGGCGCCCGCATCGCTCTGCGTCTGGCCCTGGAGGGACGCATCCCCGCCATCGGCTTCATCGCTATCTGCCCGGCCCTGGATGCCAGCCAGACCCTCCTTCCTCACGATAGCTGCCAGGTACAACTGGGCTTTGTGCTGCTCGGTGAGCATGATCAGGGCGCTCCCACTACTCTGGCCACCGTCGAGCGTCTGCGCGCAGCCGGGCTGACCTGCGAGGTGAAACAGTACCCCGGCCTGGGCCACGCCTTCCCACCGAGCTTCGCTGAAGAGCTGCCCACACTCCTGGCACGCTACGTTCCTCCGGTCCCAAGGTAG
- the cysS gene encoding cysteine--tRNA ligase, whose product MRIYNTLTRRIEEIIPLEPGKIKMYSCGPTVYRYIHIGNLRTFTMADWLRRTLEYLGYQVFHVKNITDVGHMRHELLDRGEDKIQAQARREGKTSAEIARFYTEAFHRDEARLNILPAHVFPRASEHIPEMIQIIEELLRKGFAYEVHGYVYFDIQRFPDYGKLSRNLLEYMQIGIHEGSDADRRHPEDFPLWKPAELGRDMAWDSPWGRGFPGWHIECSAMSMKYLGPHFDIHTGGVDNIFPHHEDEIAQSEAYSGQPFVNYWVHAQHLLADGQKMAKSVSNDYTCAEIEARGFDPLALRYLYTTALYRSRLNFTFRALEAAQIALERLRERAYDLWRRADQERALRPLEDQEQPWRLAFRRELEDDLHIPRAMAVLSAMLRAPELDATMKLQLLLDFDRVLGFDLQSYLLSEQPRQRRMPQHSQQFLPAELVAIVRERQALRQQQDYERADAWRLHLLQRGWKVSDLPEGTLVRPRRLGEEFPVLSRWQDAPDATQQPARYAFSLNLLARNNRTDLERCLNSICRHTNGRRLEVVVIENGSTDETLPYLRELARRSALIGANGERIGLRVLFADHNLGFAAGRNAAMRASQGVLLVWLDTSVEIDGDIWTPLEQTLSDPQVGVTGPFGLVTEDLREFHEESGPEVDAIEGYLFAFRRTLLNEIGWLDEKFRFYRLADVHYSFFFKAAGYRVVVCPEVAARLIRHPHREWYSLTEEERRTKSKKNYDVFRARWHHGQSLLVAHCNPAHRWYGHDHPYHLEGTHSHAPEELPPPGVMHSHEHQHWPDHAHCHPHLHAAQAI is encoded by the coding sequence ATGAGAATCTATAATACACTCACGCGGCGCATCGAGGAAATTATACCGTTGGAGCCTGGCAAGATCAAAATGTACTCCTGTGGCCCGACCGTCTACCGCTATATCCACATCGGTAACCTGCGTACCTTCACGATGGCCGACTGGCTGCGTCGCACTCTGGAGTATCTCGGCTACCAGGTCTTCCATGTGAAGAATATCACTGATGTCGGGCATATGCGCCATGAGCTGTTGGACCGCGGCGAGGACAAGATTCAGGCCCAGGCCCGAAGGGAAGGAAAAACCTCTGCTGAGATCGCGCGCTTTTATACCGAAGCCTTTCATCGCGACGAGGCCAGGCTCAACATTCTGCCTGCCCATGTCTTCCCTCGGGCCAGCGAGCATATTCCCGAAATGATCCAGATTATCGAGGAGCTGCTGCGCAAAGGTTTTGCCTACGAGGTTCACGGCTACGTCTATTTCGACATCCAGCGCTTTCCCGACTATGGCAAGCTCTCGCGCAATCTACTGGAGTACATGCAGATTGGCATTCACGAGGGGAGCGACGCTGACCGGCGCCATCCCGAGGATTTCCCGTTGTGGAAGCCTGCCGAGCTGGGGCGTGACATGGCCTGGGACAGCCCGTGGGGGCGTGGCTTCCCTGGCTGGCACATCGAGTGCTCGGCCATGTCTATGAAGTATCTGGGACCCCACTTCGACATCCACACGGGTGGCGTGGATAATATCTTTCCTCATCACGAGGATGAGATCGCTCAAAGCGAAGCCTACAGTGGCCAGCCTTTTGTTAACTACTGGGTCCATGCTCAGCATCTGCTTGCTGATGGCCAGAAGATGGCCAAGTCGGTCAGCAACGACTATACCTGCGCTGAAATTGAGGCGCGCGGTTTCGATCCGCTGGCCCTGCGCTATCTCTACACGACCGCCCTCTACCGCAGCCGGCTCAACTTCACCTTCCGCGCTCTCGAAGCGGCCCAGATCGCTCTAGAGCGTCTGCGCGAGCGTGCCTATGATCTCTGGCGGCGGGCCGATCAAGAGCGCGCGCTCAGGCCGCTGGAGGATCAAGAGCAGCCCTGGCGCCTGGCCTTCCGCCGTGAGCTTGAGGATGATCTTCATATTCCGCGGGCAATGGCGGTGCTCTCTGCCATGCTGCGCGCTCCCGAGCTGGATGCCACCATGAAGCTGCAGCTGCTGCTCGACTTCGACCGCGTGCTCGGCTTCGATCTCCAGTCTTATCTCCTGAGCGAGCAACCGCGTCAGCGCCGGATGCCGCAGCACTCACAACAGTTCTTGCCGGCAGAGCTGGTGGCAATCGTGCGCGAACGGCAAGCCCTGCGCCAGCAGCAGGACTATGAGCGGGCCGATGCCTGGCGGCTCCACTTGCTCCAGCGAGGCTGGAAAGTGAGCGATCTGCCCGAAGGGACGCTGGTCCGGCCTCGACGCCTTGGCGAAGAGTTCCCTGTCCTCTCGCGCTGGCAGGATGCGCCTGACGCGACGCAGCAGCCGGCGCGCTATGCCTTCTCGCTCAATCTACTGGCGCGCAATAACCGCACGGACCTTGAGCGCTGCCTCAACAGTATCTGTCGCCATACCAATGGGCGCCGCCTGGAGGTCGTCGTAATCGAGAATGGCTCAACCGATGAGACCCTCCCCTATCTGCGGGAACTGGCCCGGCGCTCGGCGCTGATCGGTGCCAATGGAGAGCGGATTGGCCTGCGCGTCCTCTTCGCCGACCATAACCTGGGCTTTGCCGCGGGGCGCAATGCCGCCATGCGTGCCAGCCAGGGGGTATTGCTTGTCTGGCTGGACACCTCGGTTGAGATCGATGGTGATATCTGGACGCCCCTGGAGCAAACGCTGAGCGATCCACAGGTGGGGGTGACTGGCCCCTTCGGTCTGGTCACCGAGGATCTGCGCGAGTTTCACGAAGAGAGTGGACCCGAGGTCGATGCCATCGAAGGATATCTGTTTGCCTTTCGCCGGACTTTGCTCAACGAGATTGGCTGGCTCGATGAAAAATTCCGTTTCTATCGCCTGGCCGACGTCCACTACAGCTTCTTCTTCAAAGCTGCCGGCTATCGTGTGGTAGTCTGTCCCGAGGTCGCGGCCCGCCTCATCAGGCATCCTCATCGCGAGTGGTACAGCCTGACAGAGGAAGAGCGACGTACGAAAAGCAAGAAGAACTATGATGTCTTTCGCGCGCGCTGGCATCACGGGCAGAGCCTGCTGGTGGCGCATTGCAATCCAGCCCATCGCTGGTACGGGCATGATCATCCCTATCATCTCGAGGGCACCCATAGTCACGCACCCGAAGAGCTGCCGCCGCCGGGTGTCATGCATAGCCACGAGCATCAGCACTGGCCCGATCATGCTCACTGCCATCCCCATCTCCATGCGGCTCAAGCGATCTGA
- a CDS encoding GatB/YqeY domain-containing protein, which translates to MAQTREEFPIEKQLRKDIQEAQRARDQLKVDTLRMVLGAIHNLEVARTDRKHPEYGKPLTEADCYQVLEREIKMRDQALPLYEKGGRSDLVEKAQREKAILQSYLQAAQLSDEEIRAVVTRLIEEQGRDFRKVMPLAARELKGKAAGARVQQIVKEMTT; encoded by the coding sequence ATGGCGCAAACGCGCGAAGAGTTTCCTATCGAGAAGCAGCTGCGGAAGGATATTCAGGAAGCCCAGCGAGCGCGGGATCAGCTCAAAGTTGATACCCTCCGGATGGTGCTGGGAGCCATTCACAACCTCGAAGTTGCACGCACCGATCGCAAGCATCCTGAGTATGGAAAGCCTCTGACTGAAGCCGACTGCTACCAGGTGCTAGAGCGCGAAATCAAGATGCGTGACCAGGCCCTTCCCCTCTACGAAAAGGGGGGGCGGAGTGATCTGGTCGAGAAGGCCCAACGCGAAAAGGCCATTCTGCAGTCCTATCTTCAGGCGGCCCAGCTCAGTGATGAGGAAATCCGCGCTGTGGTGACACGTCTCATCGAGGAGCAGGGGCGCGACTTTCGCAAGGTCATGCCACTGGCGGCTCGCGAACTGAAAGGGAAGGCCGCTGGCGCCAGGGTCCAGCAGATCGTGAAAGAGATGACAACCTGA
- the fusA gene encoding elongation factor G — MKVYTAEQIRNVALISHVGAGKTSLVDAALYDSGAVTRQGKVDERTSAVDSDPEELKRGMSLHAKPVPVEWRGQKLNLIDTPGYPDFVGEVKAALRVADAALIVTTAEKGVEVGTELTWQYADERRLPRMVLVNKLDRENTSFEQTLEALRARFGLKVVPLQIPIGSQSNFKGVVDLVSRRGFTFEGGNKVQEVTIPPDLQDQVTAFREQLIESAVENDEALMDKFLEGEELSEEELRTLVRQGTVSGELVPVVCASALRNIGVQTALDALLDYLPSAAEALPEEVRALGETPALFIFKTAAAQVGTISLFRVYSGTLKADSHVFNVQTHAEERIGQLIIPRGKAQESTTEIAAGDIGGVAKLTNTHTGDTLVGSKEITTALEPIQFPEPCFTVAVFPKSKADLDKMSNALTRLVEEDHTLRVTRDPETGETRISGMGETHIQVAVDMIKRRFGIDLEVRDIHIAYRETIRRKARANGRHKRQTGGHGQFGDVWLEIEPLPIGGPDTFIFEDRIVGGVVPSQFIPGVEKGVRESLKRGFISGNPMVYVKVALVDGKYHPVDSSAQSFEIAASICMQEAVPQASPTILEPVMNVTVIVPELMMGDVMSDINTKRGRVLGMERLGNGMQKIIAQVPQAEMLHYATDLRSLTQGRGTFTMEFYQYEEVPPQIQQELIARYKKEKGESA; from the coding sequence ATGAAGGTCTACACGGCAGAACAGATTCGCAATGTAGCGCTGATCTCGCATGTAGGAGCGGGCAAGACGTCGCTGGTGGATGCCGCGCTCTATGACAGCGGAGCCGTGACCAGGCAGGGGAAAGTGGATGAGCGGACGTCGGCGGTCGATTCGGACCCGGAGGAGTTGAAGCGAGGCATGTCCCTCCACGCCAAGCCGGTACCGGTGGAATGGCGAGGCCAGAAGCTGAATCTGATCGACACGCCGGGTTATCCCGACTTCGTCGGTGAAGTGAAAGCAGCGCTGCGCGTGGCTGATGCAGCCTTAATCGTAACGACAGCGGAGAAAGGGGTCGAAGTGGGCACCGAACTTACCTGGCAGTACGCCGATGAGCGCCGGCTGCCACGCATGGTCCTGGTCAACAAGCTGGACCGCGAGAACACCTCGTTCGAGCAGACGCTGGAGGCCCTACGGGCACGCTTCGGTCTTAAGGTGGTTCCTCTGCAGATCCCCATCGGAAGCCAATCGAACTTCAAAGGAGTGGTCGACCTCGTCTCCCGTCGCGGCTTCACGTTCGAGGGCGGTAACAAGGTTCAGGAGGTTACTATTCCCCCCGACCTGCAGGATCAGGTCACCGCTTTCCGTGAGCAGCTGATCGAATCAGCGGTCGAGAACGATGAAGCTCTGATGGATAAGTTTCTCGAAGGTGAGGAGCTGAGCGAGGAGGAGCTGCGTACGCTGGTGCGCCAGGGAACGGTAAGCGGTGAGTTGGTGCCCGTGGTGTGCGCGTCCGCGCTAAGGAATATTGGGGTGCAGACCGCACTTGATGCGCTTCTCGACTATCTGCCGAGCGCCGCCGAGGCCCTACCGGAAGAAGTTCGGGCCCTGGGTGAGACGCCGGCTCTCTTTATCTTTAAGACCGCTGCCGCTCAGGTCGGCACGATCTCGCTCTTCCGCGTCTATAGCGGCACGCTGAAGGCCGACAGCCATGTCTTCAATGTGCAAACGCATGCCGAGGAGCGCATCGGCCAGTTGATCATTCCTCGCGGCAAGGCTCAGGAGAGTACGACGGAGATCGCCGCTGGCGACATTGGAGGAGTGGCCAAGCTCACCAATACCCATACGGGCGATACGCTTGTGGGAAGCAAAGAGATCACCACTGCCCTGGAGCCGATCCAATTCCCCGAGCCGTGCTTTACGGTGGCGGTCTTCCCTAAGAGCAAGGCCGATCTCGATAAGATGAGTAATGCCCTGACGCGCCTGGTCGAGGAGGATCATACGCTGCGGGTAACCCGCGATCCAGAGACGGGCGAAACCCGGATCTCGGGCATGGGCGAGACCCATATCCAGGTCGCCGTCGATATGATTAAGCGTCGCTTCGGTATCGACCTGGAGGTGCGCGATATCCATATCGCTTACCGCGAGACGATTCGCCGTAAGGCACGTGCTAATGGACGCCACAAGCGCCAGACCGGTGGTCATGGCCAGTTTGGCGATGTCTGGCTGGAGATTGAGCCGCTGCCCATTGGTGGTCCCGACACCTTCATTTTTGAAGACCGCATCGTGGGTGGCGTTGTTCCCAGTCAGTTCATCCCTGGTGTTGAAAAGGGCGTGCGCGAATCGTTAAAGCGAGGTTTCATCTCGGGCAATCCGATGGTCTACGTCAAAGTGGCCCTGGTTGATGGCAAATACCACCCGGTCGATTCCTCCGCCCAGTCGTTTGAGATTGCCGCCTCAATCTGCATGCAGGAGGCCGTGCCCCAGGCCAGCCCCACGATCCTGGAGCCGGTGATGAACGTGACAGTGATCGTGCCCGAGCTGATGATGGGCGATGTGATGAGCGATATCAATACGAAGCGAGGGCGTGTGTTGGGTATGGAGCGCCTTGGCAACGGCATGCAGAAGATTATCGCTCAGGTCCCCCAGGCGGAAATGCTCCACTACGCGACAGACCTGCGTTCCCTCACTCAGGGCCGCGGTACCTTTACGATGGAGTTCTATCAGTATGAGGAGGTCCCTCCTCAGATCCAGCAGGAGCTGATCGCTCGCTACAAGAAGGAGAAGGGAGAGTCTGCCTGA
- a CDS encoding LON peptidase substrate-binding domain-containing protein, whose translation MERIIEVPLFPLQLVLFPTAAVPLHIFERRYRLMIARCLEEQSPFGIVLMRPESRHLQEMPYSVGTLAAIQQIERLGDGRYNLIAFGTERFRILQLTHQQPYLSAVVELYRDAREPASRVRPYVERALDLFSSYLEILLEAHSQQEIKEHLPTDPEELSYLIAYLLDLHDEQKQHLLELTSTRRRLAEENEILRREVPFVHQVLQRNAHLQSHPDRSFLN comes from the coding sequence GTGGAGAGAATCATTGAGGTTCCACTCTTCCCGTTGCAGCTGGTCCTCTTCCCGACAGCAGCGGTACCGCTGCATATCTTTGAACGGCGCTATCGCCTGATGATCGCTCGCTGCCTCGAAGAGCAGTCTCCCTTTGGCATCGTCCTGATGCGTCCTGAGAGCCGTCATCTTCAGGAAATGCCTTACAGCGTAGGAACCCTGGCCGCGATTCAGCAGATCGAGCGCCTGGGAGACGGGCGCTACAATCTTATCGCCTTTGGCACCGAGCGCTTTCGCATCCTCCAGCTTACACACCAACAGCCCTACCTTTCAGCTGTAGTTGAGCTGTACCGCGATGCGCGCGAACCAGCCAGTCGGGTCAGGCCCTACGTCGAGCGGGCTCTTGATCTCTTCAGCAGCTATTTGGAAATCCTGCTAGAGGCGCACAGCCAGCAGGAGATCAAGGAGCATCTGCCGACCGATCCCGAGGAACTTTCCTATCTCATTGCCTATCTGCTCGATTTGCACGATGAGCAGAAACAGCACCTGCTGGAACTGACCTCGACGCGGCGGCGTCTGGCGGAGGAGAACGAGATTTTGAGGCGTGAAGTACCTTTTGTGCATCAGGTCCTACAGCGTAATGCTCACTTACAAAGTCACCCTGATCGAAGCTTTTTGAATTAG